In Streptomyces violaceusniger Tu 4113, one DNA window encodes the following:
- a CDS encoding ABC transporter substrate-binding protein: MGPIDMPQGTSRRRVLASSFAAVSGLALSACARGSMSRPAPADVVSVFNDNPTWAPGFRAAGSQLRPLSGFRLAPRAVPNVSNYQQIVRMSAQTDSTADLLKWWNGYRLRDIARAGILADVTDAWDEAARRGWSDDTALRETFSHEGRQYGVPLYKSYYVVFHSRSVFKRLGVEVPRTWQQFLDVVDAAHSEGITPISSGGATTWESSIWFQQLVNGLDHRFYLDLAAGRASYTDEVCRRAMALWSDLYRRGAFSSPDASSTDVPGQFARGSTAMCLYGTWNTGTFLDTGVKEADLGAFLLPPPPGGAPSVLVESGVLAVSANAHKRDAALAVARAWLDPAVQTAWTGFLRDTSADPGVVPKVDTVRQVAAQVRRERPAQAIRYWEASPPVLIEGNVQDLSAFMIDPTSAQATKTLTNMQHRADKEWKMWTS, from the coding sequence ATGGGGCCGATCGACATGCCACAGGGGACCAGCCGCCGCCGGGTGTTGGCCTCCTCCTTCGCAGCCGTCTCCGGTCTCGCGCTCAGCGCATGTGCACGAGGTTCGATGAGCCGGCCCGCACCGGCCGACGTGGTCTCGGTGTTCAACGACAACCCCACCTGGGCGCCGGGTTTCCGGGCGGCGGGCAGCCAGTTGCGGCCGCTGTCCGGCTTCCGGCTCGCGCCGCGGGCGGTTCCCAACGTCAGCAACTACCAGCAGATCGTGCGGATGTCGGCGCAGACCGACTCCACGGCCGATCTCCTCAAGTGGTGGAACGGGTACCGGCTGCGCGACATCGCCCGCGCCGGGATCCTCGCCGATGTCACCGACGCCTGGGACGAGGCGGCCCGGCGCGGCTGGAGCGACGACACCGCGTTGCGCGAGACCTTCAGCCACGAGGGACGGCAGTACGGCGTCCCGCTCTACAAGTCGTACTACGTGGTCTTCCACAGCCGGTCCGTCTTCAAGCGGCTCGGGGTGGAAGTGCCCAGGACATGGCAGCAGTTCCTCGATGTGGTGGACGCCGCCCACTCCGAGGGCATCACGCCGATCTCCTCCGGCGGGGCGACCACCTGGGAGTCCTCGATCTGGTTCCAGCAGCTCGTCAACGGGCTCGACCACCGCTTCTACCTCGACCTCGCGGCGGGCCGGGCCTCGTACACGGATGAGGTGTGCCGGCGCGCGATGGCCCTGTGGAGCGATCTGTACCGGCGGGGCGCGTTCTCCTCGCCCGATGCCTCGTCCACGGACGTACCGGGCCAGTTCGCGCGGGGCAGCACCGCCATGTGCCTCTACGGCACCTGGAACACCGGGACGTTCCTCGACACCGGGGTCAAGGAGGCCGACCTCGGCGCGTTTCTGCTGCCACCGCCGCCCGGCGGCGCCCCCTCGGTCCTCGTGGAGAGCGGTGTGCTGGCGGTGTCGGCGAACGCCCACAAGCGCGACGCCGCCCTCGCCGTGGCACGCGCCTGGCTCGACCCGGCGGTCCAGACGGCGTGGACGGGATTCCTGCGGGACACCTCCGCCGACCCGGGCGTCGTGCCGAAGGTGGACACGGTGCGCCAGGTCGCCGCCCAGGTGCGACGGGAACGGCCGGCACAGGCCATCCGCTACTGGGAGGCGTCGCCCCCCGTACTGATCGAAGGGAACGTCCAGGACTTGAGCGCCTTCATGATCGACCCCACGTCGGCGCAGGCGACGAAGACCCTGACGAACATGCAGCACCGAGCCGACAAGGAGTGGAAGATGTGGACGTCCTGA
- a CDS encoding class I mannose-6-phosphate isomerase, producing the protein MGEAPQVNAKAPQKAPQYDPTPCYPVLADTVAAGWADAAGTLPKGTRVLAVDGPAVLDWAAVAAGLRAAFDDRRTPVEFADVRTAVRDWETVRRLTDSEELRGDPDFARLAGGDLSDLMDPQALAALADPGESGPGEDNPGEDGAGESGLGEGGAGESGPGEGAALRVLLGPGAALADADVLWWADLPKRYAEAAVKHGRGRNLAAPEGQPPTLRRLLYIDWPLLDRHRDDMAGRIDRWIDVTDTVAPTSIGGQTLRETCRSLAARPFRTRPTFNSTPWGGHWGQETLGHNPDAENTALGYELIAPESGVLLGDDASRCVEVPFQLVVALSPVDVLGPAVHEMFGTSFPVRFDYLDTVGGGNLSVHCHPRPDDMRDVFGWPYTQHETYYLMRAGDHSKVFLGLREGADVEAFHHSAHAADAHGTPFDVERYVQVFPAEAGQLYLVPAGTPHGSGEGNVVLEVSATPYLYSLRFYDWLRRDAADRQRAVHVEHAFRNLDPARSGDAVARELVQRPRPLFAGDGWTEELLGALPAMFFQVHRIAVEPGRTAEQETDGRFHVLTVVDGQGAVITTAAGHRHSVHYAETLAVPASVTSYRVHNQGPEPVRLVKAQVV; encoded by the coding sequence ATGGGCGAGGCTCCGCAGGTCAACGCGAAGGCACCGCAGAAGGCACCGCAGTACGATCCGACACCGTGCTATCCCGTCCTCGCCGACACGGTCGCCGCCGGCTGGGCCGACGCGGCCGGGACGCTCCCGAAGGGGACCCGGGTCCTCGCCGTGGACGGCCCCGCCGTACTGGACTGGGCCGCCGTCGCCGCCGGGCTGCGCGCGGCGTTCGACGATCGGCGCACCCCGGTGGAGTTCGCGGACGTCCGCACGGCGGTGCGCGACTGGGAGACGGTACGGCGGCTCACGGACTCCGAAGAGCTGCGGGGCGACCCCGACTTCGCGAGGCTGGCCGGTGGCGACCTGTCAGACCTGATGGACCCGCAGGCCCTGGCGGCGCTCGCCGATCCGGGCGAATCCGGCCCGGGCGAGGACAACCCGGGCGAGGACGGCGCGGGTGAATCCGGCCTGGGGGAGGGCGGCGCGGGTGAATCCGGCCCGGGCGAGGGCGCCGCGCTGCGCGTGCTGCTCGGGCCCGGCGCCGCGCTCGCGGACGCCGACGTCCTGTGGTGGGCCGACCTGCCGAAGCGGTACGCGGAGGCGGCGGTCAAGCACGGCCGGGGCCGCAACCTCGCGGCGCCCGAGGGTCAGCCGCCGACCCTGCGGCGGCTGCTCTACATCGACTGGCCGCTGCTCGACCGTCATCGCGACGACATGGCGGGGCGGATCGACCGCTGGATTGACGTTACCGATACCGTCGCCCCGACGTCGATCGGCGGGCAGACGCTGCGCGAGACCTGCCGGTCGCTCGCCGCCCGCCCCTTCCGCACCCGGCCGACCTTCAACTCGACGCCGTGGGGCGGGCACTGGGGACAGGAGACGCTCGGTCACAACCCGGACGCGGAGAACACCGCCCTCGGCTACGAGCTGATCGCGCCGGAGAGCGGTGTCCTGCTCGGCGACGACGCCTCCAGATGTGTGGAGGTGCCGTTCCAGCTCGTCGTCGCGCTCTCCCCGGTGGATGTGCTCGGCCCCGCCGTGCACGAGATGTTCGGCACGTCGTTCCCCGTGCGCTTCGACTACCTCGACACCGTCGGCGGCGGCAACCTCTCCGTCCACTGCCATCCCAGGCCGGACGATATGCGCGACGTCTTCGGCTGGCCGTACACCCAGCACGAGACCTACTACCTGATGCGCGCCGGGGACCACAGCAAGGTCTTCCTCGGACTGCGCGAGGGCGCCGACGTCGAGGCGTTCCACCACAGCGCGCACGCCGCCGACGCACACGGCACACCGTTCGACGTCGAGCGGTACGTGCAGGTGTTTCCCGCCGAGGCCGGGCAGCTCTACCTGGTCCCGGCCGGTACGCCGCACGGCAGCGGCGAGGGCAATGTCGTCCTCGAAGTCAGCGCCACCCCCTACCTGTACTCCCTGCGGTTCTACGACTGGCTGCGGCGGGACGCGGCGGACCGGCAGCGTGCCGTGCACGTGGAGCATGCCTTCCGCAACCTCGACCCGGCGCGGTCGGGCGACGCGGTCGCCCGCGAACTGGTCCAGCGGCCCCGGCCGCTGTTTGCCGGCGACGGCTGGACGGAGGAGTTGCTCGGCGCACTGCCGGCGATGTTCTTCCAGGTGCACCGGATCGCCGTCGAGCCGGGCCGGACCGCCGAGCAGGAGACCGACGGCCGCTTCCATGTGCTGACCGTGGTCGACGGGCAGGGCGCGGTCATCACCACCGCCGCCGGGCACCGGCACTCCGTACACTATGCCGAGACTCTCGCAGTCCCGGCGTCCGTCACCTCCTACCGCGTGCACAATCAGGGGCCGGAGCCGGTCCGTCTGGTGAAGGCACAGGTGGTATGA
- a CDS encoding serine hydrolase domain-containing protein: MHGLGRRRRGRLVLTGLATVLLAASTGPAAAKPRPADPLQQQVDAVHGTGAVGVLAEATSPDRRDSARAGTAKVGTGRPMPRNGGFRIGSATKTFTATVVLQLVGEGRMSLEDTVEQWLPGVVHGNDNDGSRITVRQLLQHTSGIHDVLPEIPALNSAEGYRAERFRTYTPEELVGPAMKHRPNFPPGDGWSYSNTNYVLAAMIIHEVTGRSWAQEVNDRIIRPLGLRDTSAPGASPSIRGPHAHSYAAFGTDTSIDVTALNPSMAAGSGSIISTTHDLNRFYTALLGGRLLAPAQLDEMTTTKPAPELGVRYGLGLGEIPLSCGGSYFGHPGELLGYHTWGGVTRDGTRTAVVYVTSDGGDDTQQSMSTLVDQELCRTRP, from the coding sequence ATGCATGGGCTGGGAAGGCGCCGGCGGGGCCGGCTCGTCCTGACCGGCCTGGCCACGGTCCTCCTCGCCGCCTCGACCGGACCGGCGGCGGCGAAGCCGCGGCCGGCCGATCCGCTCCAACAGCAGGTGGACGCGGTCCACGGCACCGGGGCCGTCGGTGTGCTCGCCGAGGCGACGTCACCGGACAGACGTGACAGCGCGCGCGCCGGGACGGCCAAGGTGGGCACCGGGAGGCCGATGCCACGGAACGGCGGGTTCCGGATCGGCAGCGCCACCAAGACCTTCACCGCCACCGTCGTGCTGCAACTCGTCGGCGAGGGGCGCATGTCCCTGGAGGACACCGTCGAGCAGTGGTTACCGGGAGTGGTCCACGGCAACGACAACGACGGCAGCCGGATCACCGTACGGCAGTTGCTGCAGCACACCAGCGGCATCCATGACGTCCTGCCGGAGATACCCGCGTTGAACAGCGCGGAGGGCTATCGCGCCGAGCGGTTCCGCACGTACACCCCCGAGGAGTTGGTGGGGCCGGCGATGAAGCACCGGCCCAACTTCCCGCCGGGCGACGGCTGGTCGTACTCCAACACCAACTACGTTCTCGCCGCGATGATCATCCACGAGGTCACCGGCCGGAGCTGGGCACAGGAGGTGAACGACCGGATCATCCGCCCGCTGGGCCTGAGGGACACCAGCGCCCCCGGCGCCTCCCCGTCCATCCGGGGCCCGCACGCCCACAGCTACGCCGCGTTCGGCACCGACACCAGCATCGACGTCACGGCGCTCAATCCGAGTATGGCCGCCGGCTCCGGCTCGATCATCAGCACCACGCACGACCTGAACCGGTTCTACACCGCACTGCTCGGCGGCCGTCTGCTTGCTCCCGCACAGCTCGACGAGATGACGACCACCAAGCCCGCGCCCGAGCTGGGCGTGAGGTACGGACTCGGTCTGGGCGAGATCCCGTTGTCCTGTGGCGGCAGCTACTTCGGCCACCCGGGCGAACTGCTCGGCTATCACACCTGGGGTGGCGTCACCCGAGACGGCACCCGGACCGCCGTGGTGTACGTCACCAGCGACGGCGGCGACGACACCCAGCAGTCCATGAGCACACTCGTGGACCAGGAACTGTGCCGGACCCGCCCCTGA
- a CDS encoding ROK family protein — translation MPPSVVPSSVVPPPLVPVLEVGGSHVTAAAVDLDRARIADGTRRRLPLAPGIGPEDFLVALAETANGVLSAPALGARAVRDTWGIAVPGPFDYARGIARYHGVGKFASLNGLAVGELLTPRLNPRPAGLRFLNDASAFALGARHTVHTGSGRLVAVTLGTGIGSAFLDRGTIVEDDPRVPPEGRVDLLTVDSRPLEDTVSTRAMTTRYTDRTGRPVDGLRELTSLAAADITARDVITSALRALGKTLAPWLTAFEADTVVFGGSITAAWPLIGPPLYAGLTHHDPRLARLALSVRDDSEDQALLGAAVFAARAA, via the coding sequence GTGCCGCCCAGCGTTGTGCCGTCCAGCGTCGTGCCGCCTCCCCTCGTGCCCGTCCTCGAAGTGGGCGGTTCCCATGTCACCGCGGCGGCCGTCGACCTCGATCGGGCCCGGATCGCCGACGGCACCCGGCGCCGCCTGCCGCTGGCGCCCGGCATCGGCCCCGAGGACTTCCTCGTCGCGCTCGCCGAGACCGCCAACGGCGTGCTCTCGGCGCCCGCCCTCGGCGCGCGTGCGGTCCGCGACACCTGGGGCATCGCGGTCCCGGGGCCGTTCGACTACGCGCGCGGCATCGCCCGCTACCACGGCGTCGGCAAGTTCGCCTCGCTGAACGGCCTCGCCGTCGGCGAACTCCTGACGCCCCGGCTGAACCCCCGCCCGGCCGGGCTGCGGTTCCTCAACGACGCCTCCGCCTTCGCGCTCGGCGCCCGGCACACGGTGCACACCGGGAGCGGACGCCTCGTGGCGGTCACGCTCGGCACGGGGATCGGCTCCGCGTTCCTGGACCGGGGGACGATCGTCGAGGACGACCCGCGCGTACCGCCCGAGGGCCGCGTCGACCTGCTCACCGTGGACAGCCGCCCGCTGGAGGACACGGTCTCCACCCGGGCGATGACCACCCGCTACACGGACCGCACCGGCCGCCCCGTCGACGGGCTGCGGGAGCTGACCTCCCTCGCCGCGGCCGACATCACCGCCCGCGACGTCATCACCTCGGCCCTGCGCGCCCTCGGCAAGACCCTCGCCCCGTGGCTGACCGCCTTCGAGGCCGACACGGTGGTCTTCGGCGGCTCCATCACGGCCGCATGGCCCCTGATAGGCCCGCCCCTCTACGCCGGCCTGACCCACCACGACCCGCGGCTCGCGCGACTGGCCCTGTCGGTACGCGACGACAGCGAGGACCAGGCCCTGCTGGGCGCGGCGGTATTCGCGGCCCGCGCCGCGTAG
- a CDS encoding carbohydrate ABC transporter permease — protein sequence MTGRTVRGALVVLVSVLWLVPTWLVVVNAFTPAKQYTGSPRWWFASPGLFANIRAAFDSADVGRGLLNTLTYAVIGAAVAVVIAALASFAVTVMPVRRPAFWFWFIFTGTVLPLQTFLSPLFTGYAATGLYDTQYGMLLVYVALTIPFAFFVNRNFMLTVPREISEAAQLDGVNWLSMFLRIHLPLARNALLAAFIFQFTWIWNDLLFGITLSLSPNVRPVTATLADLGGNCSTVGPPVVLAGALVASLPTVVLFFVFQRFFVNSLRLTA from the coding sequence ATGACGGGCAGGACGGTACGTGGCGCCCTGGTCGTCCTGGTCTCCGTGCTGTGGCTGGTGCCGACCTGGCTGGTCGTCGTCAACGCGTTCACCCCGGCCAAGCAGTACACCGGATCGCCACGGTGGTGGTTCGCCTCCCCGGGGCTGTTCGCGAACATCCGCGCCGCGTTCGACAGCGCCGACGTCGGGCGGGGACTGCTCAACACCCTGACATACGCGGTGATCGGCGCGGCGGTGGCGGTGGTGATCGCGGCACTCGCCTCGTTCGCCGTCACCGTGATGCCGGTGCGGCGGCCCGCATTCTGGTTCTGGTTCATCTTCACCGGCACCGTGCTGCCCCTCCAGACGTTTCTGTCCCCCCTGTTCACCGGGTACGCCGCCACCGGCCTCTACGACACCCAGTACGGCATGCTGCTGGTCTATGTGGCGCTGACCATCCCCTTCGCGTTCTTCGTCAACCGCAACTTCATGCTCACCGTGCCGAGGGAGATCTCCGAGGCGGCCCAGCTCGACGGCGTGAACTGGCTGTCGATGTTCCTGCGGATCCATCTGCCGCTGGCCAGGAACGCGCTGCTGGCCGCCTTCATCTTCCAGTTCACCTGGATCTGGAACGACCTGCTGTTCGGCATCACCCTGTCGCTCAGCCCGAACGTGCGGCCGGTGACGGCCACACTGGCCGACCTCGGCGGCAATTGCTCCACGGTGGGGCCGCCCGTCGTGCTCGCCGGCGCGCTCGTGGCGTCGCTGCCGACCGTGGTCCTCTTCTTCGTGTTCCAGCGCTTCTTCGTCAACAGCCTGCGGCTCACGGCCTGA
- a CDS encoding carbohydrate ABC transporter permease — protein MDVLTTADEAAGRTGPRRPEAPAPGPRADRHRAAVWVGAFLTPAVALVLLLLVVPFLVTAWRSLFDDNGITARFVGLSNYTALFSDPDFGRSLLNTVLWVVGTLVLPVLLGLLLAVLTHSVRWGAVARTAVVIPYALSGSATALLWTFLLKSDGAVNQTLSAVGLGGWQQEWLLHWPMNTLVMIVATTWQATGASLILFLIGLQTIPSDTIEAARIDGAQGLQLFLRVIVPQLRPMTVVVVGMSIVNSLKTFDIVWLLTQGGPGTASETLALTMYRQTFTLNRYGYGAAVSVVLTVVVIAASWLYLRRQVGQRTGEGV, from the coding sequence GTGGACGTCCTGACCACTGCCGACGAGGCGGCCGGCCGCACGGGGCCACGCCGCCCCGAGGCCCCCGCGCCCGGCCCGCGCGCCGATCGCCACCGCGCCGCCGTCTGGGTGGGCGCGTTCCTCACCCCCGCCGTGGCGCTGGTCCTGCTGCTCCTGGTCGTGCCCTTCCTGGTCACCGCATGGCGCAGCCTCTTCGACGACAACGGCATCACCGCACGCTTCGTCGGCCTGTCCAACTACACCGCGCTCTTCTCCGACCCCGACTTCGGCCGGTCGCTGCTGAACACCGTGCTCTGGGTGGTGGGCACGCTGGTCCTTCCCGTACTGCTGGGCCTGCTCCTCGCGGTGCTGACCCATTCGGTGCGCTGGGGCGCGGTGGCCCGCACCGCCGTGGTCATCCCGTACGCGCTCTCCGGCTCGGCGACGGCGCTGCTGTGGACGTTCCTGCTGAAGAGCGATGGGGCGGTCAACCAGACGCTGAGCGCGGTGGGGCTCGGCGGCTGGCAGCAGGAGTGGCTGCTGCACTGGCCGATGAACACCCTCGTCATGATCGTGGCGACGACGTGGCAGGCGACCGGGGCCTCGCTGATCCTGTTCCTGATCGGGCTCCAGACCATTCCCTCGGACACCATCGAGGCCGCCCGGATCGATGGCGCGCAGGGCCTCCAGCTCTTCCTGCGTGTGATCGTGCCGCAGTTGCGGCCGATGACCGTCGTGGTGGTGGGCATGTCCATCGTCAACAGCCTCAAGACCTTCGACATCGTGTGGCTGCTCACCCAGGGCGGCCCCGGAACGGCCTCCGAGACGCTCGCGCTGACGATGTACCGGCAGACCTTCACCCTCAACCGGTACGGCTACGGCGCGGCCGTCTCCGTCGTGCTGACGGTCGTCGTCATCGCCGCCTCCTGGCTCTACCTGCGGCGACAGGTGGGGCAACGGACGGGGGAGGGCGTATGA
- a CDS encoding LacI family DNA-binding transcriptional regulator: protein MSAHSGSEPALTMRDVAARLGVSPMTVSRALRGQRGIGEATRRRVLAEVEALGYRPNKRARELRSGGPNELIGLVVTNLANPFYSQLAVGLEQICVGYGARVMLGSTGEDPAAEREVVADLVDRGVDGLVVVPAGHDHSHLAGTRLRDLPVVLAASPPMGIDVDCVLVDDFGGTRDACRRLVARGHRRVGFLGLPPSLWTGSERFRGYAVALEEAGIALDERYVSRHRSDSALAEQAARAMLALPDPPTALLTANNRNTVGALRALRDRARDQEPVALAGFDDIELADMLHLPLTVVSYDPVEIGRAAATLLFERQASTAPQPPRRVTIATTLVDHPAPR from the coding sequence ATGAGCGCACACTCGGGTTCCGAACCGGCCCTCACCATGCGGGACGTGGCCGCACGGCTCGGCGTCAGCCCGATGACCGTCTCCCGCGCGCTGCGCGGTCAGCGCGGCATCGGCGAGGCCACCCGCCGGCGGGTGCTCGCCGAGGTGGAGGCCCTCGGCTACCGCCCCAACAAGCGTGCCCGGGAGCTGCGTTCGGGCGGTCCGAACGAGCTCATCGGGCTGGTCGTGACCAACCTGGCGAACCCGTTCTACTCCCAACTCGCCGTGGGCCTCGAGCAGATCTGTGTGGGCTACGGCGCACGGGTCATGCTCGGCAGCACCGGGGAGGACCCGGCCGCCGAACGCGAGGTGGTGGCCGACCTGGTGGACCGCGGCGTGGACGGCCTGGTCGTCGTCCCGGCCGGTCATGACCACAGCCACCTCGCCGGGACACGGCTGCGCGACCTCCCGGTGGTGCTCGCCGCCAGCCCGCCGATGGGCATCGACGTGGACTGCGTCCTCGTCGACGACTTCGGCGGCACCCGGGACGCCTGCCGGCGGCTCGTCGCCCGCGGCCACCGGCGCGTCGGCTTCCTCGGTCTGCCGCCGTCGCTGTGGACGGGGTCCGAGCGCTTCCGGGGCTATGCGGTGGCGCTGGAGGAGGCGGGCATCGCGCTCGACGAGCGGTACGTCAGCCGGCACCGGAGCGACAGCGCGCTCGCGGAGCAGGCGGCGCGCGCCATGCTCGCCCTGCCGGACCCGCCGACCGCGCTGCTGACCGCCAACAACCGGAACACGGTCGGCGCGCTGCGCGCCCTGCGGGACCGCGCGCGGGACCAGGAGCCGGTCGCCCTCGCGGGCTTCGACGACATCGAACTCGCCGACATGCTGCACCTGCCGCTCACCGTCGTCTCCTACGACCCGGTCGAAATCGGCCGGGCCGCCGCGACGCTGCTCTTCGAGCGCCAGGCGAGCACCGCCCCGCAGCCGCCGCGGCGCGTGACGATCGCGACCACACTTGTCGACCATCCGGCGCCGCGGTAG